One Scomber scombrus chromosome 4, fScoSco1.1, whole genome shotgun sequence genomic region harbors:
- the slc6a4b gene encoding solute carrier family 6 member 4b, which translates to MPRQDSAVMAGSLTHQGSPNPGYSSNNNAVPVPVITQTDSRDKWSKKMDFLLSVIGFAVDLGNVWRFPYVCYQNGGGAFLIPYILMAIFGGVPLFYMELALGQFHRTGAISIWKHICPIFKGIGYAICIIALYVSFYYNTIIAWALFYFYSSFSSVLPWTNCDNVWNTVDCTNYFDMDNVTWTNSSRSPAEEFYTRNVLEIHKSSGLKNVGGVRWQLMLCLFLIFTIVYFSLWKGVKTSGKVVWVTATLPYIVLFILLIRGATLPGAWRGVVFYLKPQWDKLLETSVWVDAAAQIFFSLGPGFGVLLALSSYNPFTNNCYRDAIVTSLVNCLTSFVSGFVIFMVLGYMAEKRQVKVEDVARDKGPSLLFITYPEAIANLPASTFFAIIFFVMMITLGLDSTFGGLEAIITAVLDEYPDYLSHRRELFVLGLVVVCFLGSLSTLTNGGAYVVKLLEEFGVGCSIIAVGFLEAIAVSWFYGITRFSNDVQAMLGKSPGLFWKVCWVAISPAFLAYIIVSSLLKPPNLTLFDYKYPDWSITVGYIIGFSSFMWIPIYMVYKLVWTPGSLKQRLAVCLRPERTIPDIHPDNLNMAAVP; encoded by the exons ATGCCCCGACAGGACTCAGCGGTCATGGCCGGCAGTCTGACCCACCAAGGCTCCCCTAACCCGGGCTACAGCTCCAACAACAACGCTGTCCCGGTGCCGGTCATCACACAGACGGACTCCAGGGACAAATGGAGCAAAAAGATGGATTTTCTCTTGTCTGTCATTGGCTTTGCGGTGGATCTGGGAAATGTTTGGAGATTTCCATACGTATGTTACCAAAACGGTGGCG GGGCTTTCCTTATTCCCTACATTTTGATGGCCATCTTTGGTGGTGTGCCACTCTTTTACATGGAGCTGGCACTGGGACAGTTCCACCGAACTGGAGCCATTTCCATATGGAAACACATCTGTCCCATTTTCAAAG GTATAGGATATGCCATTTGTATCATCGCCCTGTATGTGTCCTTCTACTACAACACCATCATCGCCTGGGCCCTGTTCTACTTCTACTCCTCTTTCTCCAGTGTCTTGCCGTGGACAAACTGTGACAATGTGTGGAATACCGTTGACTGCACCAACTATTTTGACATGGACAACGTCACCTGGACAAATTCCTCCAGATCTCCAGCAGAGGAATTTTACAC GAGAAATGTTCTTGAGATCCACAAATCATCAGGGCTGAAAAATGTCGGGGGCGTTCGCTGGCAGCTGATGCTCTGCCTTTTTCTAATTTTCACTATAGTTTACTTCAGCCTCTGGAAGGGGGTGAAGACTTCAGGGAAG GTAGTATGGGTGACTGCCACCTTGCCCTACATTGTGCTTTTCATCCTGCTAATTCGTGGCGCCACTCTGCCAGGAGCTTGGAGAGGTGTGGTGTTTTACCTAAAACCCCAGTGGGATAAACTGCTGGAGACCAGT GTGTGGGTGGATGCTGCTGCTCAGATATTCTTCTCTCTGGGACCTGGGTTTGGGGTGCTCCTGGCGCTCTCCAGCTACAACCCTTTCACAAACAACTGCTATCG TGATGCCATTGTGACCAGTTTGGTGAACTGCCTGACCAGCTTCGTGTCAGGGTTTGTAATCTTCATGGTACTGGGCTACATGGCCGAGAAGAGGCAAGTGAAGGTGGAGGACGTAGCCAGGGATAAAG gGCCAAGTTTACTCTTTATCACATACCCAGAAGCCATTGCTAACTTGCCGGCCTCAACTTTTTTTGCCATCATATTCTTTGTGATGATGATCACGCTGGGACTGGACAGCACG TTTGGTGGGCTGGAGGCGATCATCACTGCAGTGTTGGATGAATACCCAGATTATTTGTCTCACAGACGTGAACTGTTTGTTCTGGGTTTGGTAGTTGTGTGCTTCTTGGGCTCTCTAAGCACCCTTACAAAT GGTGGTGCCTATGTGGTGAAGCTGCTGGAGGAGTTTGGGGTTGGATGCTCCATCATTGCTGTGGGTTTCCTCGAGGCCATTGCAGTTTCCTGGTTCTATG GCATCACAAGGTTTAGCAATGATGTACAAGCCATGCTGGGAAAATCTCCAGGATTATTCTGGAAGGTGTGCTGGGTCGCCATCAGTCCAGCATTTCTGGCg TATATCATAGTGAGCTCCCTGCTGAAACCGCCGAATCTCACACTGTTCGACTATAAATACCCAGACTGGAGCATTACAGTGGGATACATCATTGGCTTCTCATCCTTTATGTGGATCCCCATCTACATGGTCTACAAGTTGGTGTGGACCCCGGGATCTCTCAAACAG AGGCTGGCGGTGTGCCTGAGACCAGAGAGGACTATACCAGACATCCACCCTGACAACCTCAACATGGCTGCTGTTCCGTAA